A window of Festucalex cinctus isolate MCC-2025b chromosome 6, RoL_Fcin_1.0, whole genome shotgun sequence contains these coding sequences:
- the tmem154 gene encoding transmembrane protein 154 isoform X2 gives MSASRPSSISMRGRRRNTSLFLLLLWLLTGTWTGSVSSQDEVTEEESQIVEEVTEDQGHVVVVEDTKTEPTLSSPDASATLGPSPTQEGVSDSEIAPGEKTEDVGSGVDSPGSTDDPNSLDSTLSPKNEEGLNITLILIPVALVVFIIVIVMFALFLRRRFKMEAAVRESRKDDPYLDGSSTEKVPMPMFEEDVPSVLELEMEELDQWMIKDG, from the exons ATGTCCGCCTCGAGGCCTTCTTCTATCAGCATGAGAGGCCGCCGCCGGAATACTTCGCTGTTCCTGCTCCTGTTGTGGCTCCTCACAGGTACCTGGACTGGATCAG TGTCAAGCCAAGATGAGGTGACTGAAGAGGAAAGCCAAATCGTGGAAGAAGTGACAGAAGACCAAGGACATGTCGTGGTCGTGGAGGATACCAAAACAG AGCCCACATTATCCAGCCCAGACGCCTCCGCCACATTGGGACCCTCACCCACCCAGGAAGGCGTCTCGGATTCTG AGATTGCACCAGGAGAAAAAACAGAAGATGTGGGATCAGGAGTGGACAGTCCAG GCAGCACGGACGACCCGAATTCGTTGGACTCGACGTTGAGCCCCAAGAACGAGGAGGGTCTCAACATCACCCTCATCCTCATCCCGGTGGCCCTGGTGgtcttcatcatcgtcatcgtcatgttcgcCCTCTTCCTCAGGCGCAGGTTCAAAATGGAGGCTGCCGTCCGAG aatccAGAAAAGATGATCCATATCTGGATGGCTCCAGCACAGAGAAAGTGCCAAT GCCCATGTTTGAAGAAGACGTTCCGTCGGTGTTGGAGCTGGAGATGGAAGAACTGGACCAGTGGATGATTAAAGACG GTTAA
- the tmem154 gene encoding transmembrane protein 154 isoform X1: MSASRPSSISMRGRRRNTSLFLLLLWLLTGTWTGSVSSQDEVTEEESQIVEEVTEDQGHVVVVEDTKTEPTLSSPDASATLGPSPTQEGVSDSEIAPGEKTEDVGSGVDSPEGSTDDPNSLDSTLSPKNEEGLNITLILIPVALVVFIIVIVMFALFLRRRFKMEAAVRESRKDDPYLDGSSTEKVPMPMFEEDVPSVLELEMEELDQWMIKDG; encoded by the exons ATGTCCGCCTCGAGGCCTTCTTCTATCAGCATGAGAGGCCGCCGCCGGAATACTTCGCTGTTCCTGCTCCTGTTGTGGCTCCTCACAGGTACCTGGACTGGATCAG TGTCAAGCCAAGATGAGGTGACTGAAGAGGAAAGCCAAATCGTGGAAGAAGTGACAGAAGACCAAGGACATGTCGTGGTCGTGGAGGATACCAAAACAG AGCCCACATTATCCAGCCCAGACGCCTCCGCCACATTGGGACCCTCACCCACCCAGGAAGGCGTCTCGGATTCTG AGATTGCACCAGGAGAAAAAACAGAAGATGTGGGATCAGGAGTGGACAGTCCAG aaGGCAGCACGGACGACCCGAATTCGTTGGACTCGACGTTGAGCCCCAAGAACGAGGAGGGTCTCAACATCACCCTCATCCTCATCCCGGTGGCCCTGGTGgtcttcatcatcgtcatcgtcatgttcgcCCTCTTCCTCAGGCGCAGGTTCAAAATGGAGGCTGCCGTCCGAG aatccAGAAAAGATGATCCATATCTGGATGGCTCCAGCACAGAGAAAGTGCCAAT GCCCATGTTTGAAGAAGACGTTCCGTCGGTGTTGGAGCTGGAGATGGAAGAACTGGACCAGTGGATGATTAAAGACG GTTAA